In the Populus nigra chromosome 2, ddPopNigr1.1, whole genome shotgun sequence genome, tCAATCACGTTATACAGCCTTCATTTACTTTACTTGTAGTCAGGGATAGAGGAATTTTGCTTTCATGAAGATAGGAGGGGAAGGTGGATAAAAATTACCCCAGTTAAAATTCATAGCTTTTTGTAATTTACCTTATTAAAATTCGCACTTACAATGAGAAAACAGTACTGGGAATTcccaaaacattaattaataaatataagaacTCTCATGCCCCAAAACTAGGGTAGGAGGGATCAAGTTAAAACCATCAAGCAAACcatattcttataaaaacaataaaaagcaaCATAAGAAATAGCAGCAAAAATTGCAAGAGCCATGAAACCACAATGAAGGGCGATGAACAACAAATATAGCACTTGAAAAGAGTTGAATCAGAGACAGAAACAACAACAGTAGACGCAAAACACTACATAAAAATGACCAAGAAAGATGGCAAAACTCAAGATTCACAAAAATCACAGAACTCCTAGACCTTTTTAATTATCTCATGTTTTATTTCTAGTTTCTATTTTGATTGAGTTTCTGATGGTCCCCATCAattgaaacctttttttttttttttgcgataTTTAAAGGTGAATAACGTATACTTTTGATATGAAAAAGGTTAACATAAGAATTTCCTTTTCGCGCAAAAAGTTCATTTCGCGTTGTTTATCCAAATCACCTCATTAATCTATCATGATCAAAATGAATATGAGATtcgtttttaaaatcattgaaaataaaatttaaatttaaattaatatataaacgGAGGTTCAAATTGCAACTTctattattttaccttttatacATAAGGATAACTCTTGAGCGGCGGCTTCTCTAGGTCCTTGTAAGCATGTGATagtaccatgaaaaaaaaatatttactcttATTTCAAAGATGACAAGATTTATTTCtacttaaatttaaatttaaagttattatattaatatcttttaaatttaaatttgtttgaacTTCTCTTCTACTTTATtattaactaattaaaattCTGGCCATGAAAAAACTTACTGGAACTTGTTATTAAGAGCTCGTTTGGTGTTGTagtagcggttgtttttcaaagtgttttttactttgaaatgcattgaaataatttttttgatttttttaaaatttaattttgatatcagcatatcaaaaaaatttgaaaacacaaaaacaaaaaattaacttgaaacaaaaaaaaatttataaaaaaacatatttgaagcgcaaaaacaaacattttctaAATCATGAGAAAATCAGATAACCTCGGATATGCCCTTGTGAAGGCCCAAGCAACCTTTAATATACCtaaaaattatcttcttttttaattttttttattcaataaaattactattattatcaacCTGGATTATCATGTTTGTTATAATTGGTATTCGAGTAGAAAATAAATGGTAGAAGGAACAAGAATGTCACAACTTATTGAAACAATTGCAGatgcaacagcaacaacaaaagAAGCAACGACAACactaataaaaataagcaaAGAATTTTGGAAGAACTAGTGCAACAACTTCAAAACATGTTGCTAAAGGAACCTACCCTAGTCTTGAGAGCAAGGTTTTTAAACGGGGGTGGAATTATAACAATCAAAGCCTTAACACATCAACATGATTTACTCttattcaaattcaaagttGGTCATTGACAAGTGAACGTGATCTACTcctattcaaatttaaatttaaagttaatagattatgatttttttaaaatttgaatttgtttgaaTTTCTCTTCTATTTAGGTATTAGCTAAGTAGAATTCTATCGATGGAAAAAACCATGGAAAAACTATTGgaactttttattaaatcatgAGAGGATTAAGCAACCTTGAATATGCCTTTATGGAGGCCCGAGCAACCTCAAATATGCCCAGAAAttatcttttatcattttttcaattagatCTTTGTaagttaatatctttttatttattaaattttctatttattatcaACCTGAATTATCATGTTTGTTATAATTAGTATCGATCGGAGTAGTAGATTTATGACAGAAGAAATAGGGATGTCATGACTTATTGAAGCAATTGTAAGCATGAAACAACATAAGGAGCAACAACAATTACACTAATAAACTCAACAAAGAATTTTGGAAGAACTAGTGCAACAACTTCAAAACATGCTTGCTAAAGAACCTACACTAAAGAAAACTTATTGTATGTCAATCTTGAGTTGCGTTGACGTGGGATAAGATCCAAGAGGATTTGACtatttttcttgtgttgttTGGGTTGTGATTAAAGATATCGAGAATTTGGTACCCTTCAAGTATTGAAGAAATTCTGCTGAAATTTTGATAGAattcacaacaaataaaaaaattaaccataatGTTGTATATAAGGATATTATTAAGACACAACATATGTTAAAAATTGGGATGTTACATGTTTAAATTTATGAAAGGATTTATTTAGGTTTCTAAatgttttagattaaaaaaataggttgaaaaataaaattttaagcatAGAATACtcctttttcacttttttagcGACCCTTTGGTCGCTAGATTCTAGGGAGCAAATAGTGTGtcttagctatttttatttttaatattaaagttttctcttttatatatatatatatatatagcctagCACACGGGTtgaacctttttattttatgctaGGTGTCCTAGGCCACCAAGGCCCAAATGCATGCTCTTTGTTTGTTAGgtccatcaatttattttttattttttatttatttaatttcattcaaataaataattatatagagTTATTTCAATCCCGTGACTTTGGTCATGGATTTCATAGGTTAACTTATTTTGGCccaattgtttttgttaattttttagattatttttttttcattttcaatcttcaatattgagttgattgagaattgagttttaatttattttaatttgctttctatgaccCGGATTGcgaatttaacaaattaacctggtttgacttgagttgactttttatttatttttttaagatgaatttCTCTTACAGTGTTTACTGGCagttaagcttcataatttgttttaatttattttttgttgggttaTCACTGTCTCATAATCCATATCGTGAATTCTACAAGTTAACTTAAGTTGATTCAGGTTAATCTATTATGTaatcatttcaatattaaaaaaatatcatctttaattatttttatggtcaCATTATATTACCAGGTTTAGTTCACACTAAATCAATTGTTATAAGATTTTAGCGAGGTCAAACATATGTGTTTAGTAAATCTCAATAGATGTCAACGGGTCCAATAATTCTGTTAAATCtttgtaatattaaaacatgtttaataGTGCATCatagacaaataaaaaatcgggcaccataaattttataattattagagaataattaTCAGTGTTTATGTAATTAAGGAGGAATAggttcaagtaaaaaaaatatttttatatttagtatgAATATTCTtattacatatataattttctatttcattttaaatgacAGCCTCTCAAGTTATCATTTTTTAGGTAGCATTagttgcttttatatttttaataaatgaaaaacttatattttatcataatattttatctaataaaatttactttttttttatcatgaataattgatttgaattttaaagatatttatgaaataaaaaaaatccaatatgtTAATGGTTTAATAAATTGATGTGTTAAATATGATGATCTCGTACtagacaacaaaacaaaatactgttatttaatctttatatttttattttcaaagtaaatctattacatatgtatttgatattatattacagtatatttttttaaaatatttttctcttaaaaatatattaaaataatattttttatattttttaatattagcacttcaaaatcatataaaaatattaattaaatattatttttaaactaaatatacttttaaaacataccaaaattaattttaaacacaaaaataaacataatcttACACTAACTTAATCAtggaatattttaaaagttgtcCAACCCAACTGGTGTTTAAACATAATTTGCGGAATAAAAAGTATCCTTGTCTTTCTAATcacagttcaaaaaaaaaaaaaaacggttgCTAAGATTGCGGCCGGGAAAAGTAGATAAGAAGTGACTGTTAGATTGAGCAGTTAGGGGAAAAAGGATGGTTGCAGAAATACAGTTAGAGCCCACAGAAAAGAGAGGGCGCTAAGCTATTCAACTAGGCAGGCAAACGGAAAACAATCATGGGCCCATCATCTGTGTTCCACAACCGGATTCCAATCTGTCAAATGATCAATTAATGATTTCTCCGAGAGTTAAAaacttaattgtgtttttttacattatttaaattttttagttttttttatatttttagattattctaatatattaatgttaaaaataaataaaaaatattctaatatattttcaaataaaatatatttttaaaaaataattatttgaaaaggtGTTGTTTCTAACACTGATAATCTCCAAAAACAGGACTGTGATTCTCTATAAAAGCTAAAAGCATCTTCACGAGTGTGAACCATACCAAAGAAGAAACAATCATAATCTCCATCCAAAAGTTTTGACAAATCACAACAGTTTTCCAGAATCCTCATTTGCgatctcttctcttctttatcttctcttttcacttttcaccTTTTCCCCTTAACCTTCTACAAAAACCGAAGACAGCAATTATTTTCTACAGGGGCTAGAACTCTAAAAAAATGGTAacattgttatttgtttcagtttttcCAGTGTTTCTGTtattgggtttttgtttttctagtgtGGGGTTTGATTGAATGACTGGTACAGGTTGCGGTCGCGGACTCCAGTGCGAATTCAAATATTGGGGGTCAGTTAAACTCAGGAGTTAACGAGTCTAATCTTTTAAGTGGAAATGGAACGATTTCTAGAACCAACAGTGGTTGTGGCTACGTGTCCTCAACGACTACAGCAATGACTTATGAGCCTTGTGTTTCTTGCACTACCTTTAACATCCTGGCTCCTATCTACAAGCGACTTGATCAAAAGGTACTAATTCCTGTTCTTGTCCCTTTTGTAGACACCAGACAATGGTGttaattcttcttcttgttttttccttgaaaattttgagaattttatcTGTGTGCTTTTATGTTGTCGTGAAATAGAATCAAAGTCTTCGTGAAAGTAATTTCAGAGCAGTCTGGCTCTCTAGAAACCAGAAGATTTTGAATTGGTTGCTTCTCGAGAGATCTTCAATTATATGTCTCCAGGTGGGTGCTTaatttcctttcaatttctcTGTTACCGTGGATCTAATTgtgtggaaaaataaaaagggctgtttattgtatttgaaattatgCCAAATGGTTCTTTTCGGCgtgaaattttggttttttatttgcaGGAATTCTGGGTTGGAAATGAAGAACTTGTGCATATGTACCAGCAAAGACTTGGTGATGCTGGCTATGTAACTTTCCAGCTTGCACGAACCAATAACCGTGGAGATGGTAATCAATGTTCTGTTTAAGCTCCTTCGTTTGTTTGAATTTCTTCTCTGGATTAGTGTGGATCTTTAAAGCAAGCTACTTTTTTTCTATGTTCTTATACTTTTCAGGAGACATCTTTGGTCATCAGCTTAAGTTGGCTGATTCTGACTATTATTCAATCTCGtacaaacataataaaattaaaattaggcATGGCATATATTGGTTGATAGCTGACTTTGCAATCAagttcttatcttttcttacaAAGAACAAAAGGTTTGTTGGAAattctgtaaaaaaaatttatgaaaagaccttcattttattttggcaGGCAGGTGGAAAAACAATCTTTCTCATTCTTTGCagtaaatcaaattaatattttctttttgcttatTTGGTAGTCACATGTAAACTGCACTTTGTATGCTATTTCTCTCCTTGAGTATGCTTGCCTTTTTGTATATGATTTTACTGACCTCCATGTTAAAAAATCAGCTACTTGTGTCCCTTCGGTTATCACCATCCAATCCAGCTTGTATAAGTTCATGCTAATTGGATTGGGATCTTATCCTCTCTGCAGGCCTGCTTACTGCTGTGCGTAAGGACTACTTTACAATTCTAAATTATCGAGAGTTGCTCTTCAATGACTGTGGAGACCGTGTTGCTCAGCTATTGCATGTTCGGCTGGCCTTTCCCTTTTCACAAAACCGGAAAGGCAATGCTCAGCAAGAATTTCTTATTGTTAACACTCACTTGTTATTTCCTCATGATTCCTGTCTATCTGTAGTTAGACTGCATCAGGTATATAAATCTCTCTTTATTCATAATCTTTTACTTCATTCTGAATTTCCAATTCTAGTTCTTAGCTATGTTAATGCCAATTTTTACCTTGAGGtttctaattggtttttttcctaGGTTTACAAAATAATCCAATTTGTGGAACAATATCAGAGAGAAAACAAACTTAACCATACGCCAATCCTACTCTGTGGGTGAGCTTCTTATCTTGCTTCTGCGAAGCAAATGATTCTTACATAACCTCTGAATAAAGATatcctcattttcttttcatttgtttcATGCTTTATCCAGTGATTGGAATGGAAGCAAGCGTGGACATGTTTACAAATTCCTGAGGTCTCAAGGGTTTGTATCTTCATATGACACTGCCCATCAATATACTGACAGTGATGCAGATGCCCACAGGGTAAGTTTCTTTAAGTTTCAATCCGAATGCCTCTGCATCACTAGCTAACGACAATGTTTAATTACACTGCTTACCtcaaatgtcttttttttgcCCATGACTCCTTCTGCATCACGTAGTGGGTGAGCCACCGAAATCATAGGGGTAACATCTGTGGCGTTGATTTCATATTGCTGTGTAATCCTAATAAATCAAGGAAACCATTGAAGAAGAGTTGGGCTGAAGCAGTGTTTGGAATAATAAAGGTGAGTTCAATCGTTTCTGGAATGTTCTTAATAAAGTTGGGCTGAAGCAGTGTTTGGAATAATAAAGGCGAGTTCAATCATTTCTGGAATGTTCTTAATATCTTACTCTTCAGTTCTGTTTTACTATCGATTAGTTCCCAGCATGTCAGGTGATCGTGGTACTTCCTTGCCCTGCCAGTCTGGTATTTTGTGCTAGAGAAGAAGATAAAACATGGAATAATATTGTTAGAAAAAGAGATAGAAATATACGCTACCAACAAGAGTCAAGACCATTATCAACTTTAGTTCGTATCTTTCTAAAATTTGTACTTGTCTCAGAAAACTTGCTCAATTTTTATACTTGAGGAGATAGCAGACACAAATTGTTGTGCATTAGAGAAGGATTAAGAATCCTTTATTGTAATTTTCTCctcttaaataattattttgtggaAGCTTCTTTCTGCAAAGAAAGACAATGTTGTTTACTGTCTGCTAGTCTTGCAATCCAACCATGGACCCTAGGAATTTATGCCTAAGCAATCTTGATATTTACGAATTTATGCCTAAGCAATCTTGATATTT is a window encoding:
- the LOC133681790 gene encoding uncharacterized calcium-binding protein At1g02270-like isoform X2; translation: MVAVADSSANSNIGGQLNSGVNESNLLSGNGTISRTNSGCGYVSSTTTAMTYEPCVSCTTFNILAPIYKRLDQKNQSLRESNFRAVWLSRNQKILNWLLLERSSIICLQEFWVGNEELVHMYQQRLGDAGYVTFQLARTNNRGDGLLTAVRKDYFTILNYRELLFNDCGDRVAQLLHVRLAFPFSQNRKGNAQQEFLIVNTHLLFPHDSCLSVVRLHQVYKIIQFVEQYQRENKLNHTPILLCGDWNGSKRGHVYKFLRSQGFVSSYDTAHQYTDSDADAHRWVSHRNHRGNICGVDFILLCNPNKSRKPLKKSWAEAVFGIIKCQLQKASLVENNAFSFLKAGDHGNFTTYSAFCEALRQETEDLWMQADINRNGVVEYEEFKRRIWDSECAELREENCSERTGDSEHDIVEEAIGFNVKNAVLFPREAEKGMWPENYSLSDHARLTVVFSLVRMQCSQRVTRL
- the LOC133681790 gene encoding uncharacterized calcium-binding protein At1g02270-like isoform X1 produces the protein MVAVADSSANSNIGGQLNSGVNESNLLSGNGTISRTNSGCGYVSSTTTAMTYEPCVSCTTFNILAPIYKRLDQKNQSLRESNFRAVWLSRNQKILNWLLLERSSIICLQEFWVGNEELVHMYQQRLGDAGYVTFQLARTNNRGDGLLTAVRKDYFTILNYRELLFNDCGDRVAQLLHVRLAFPFSQNRKGNAQQEFLIVNTHLLFPHDSCLSVVRLHQVYKIIQFVEQYQRENKLNHTPILLCGDWNGSKRGHVYKFLRSQGFVSSYDTAHQYTDSDADAHRWVSHRNHRGNICGVDFILLCNPNKSRKPLKKSWAEAVFGIIKCQLQKASLVENNAFSFLKAGDHGNFTTYSAFCEALRQVNLIGLPYGLTSQETEDLWMQADINRNGVVEYEEFKRRIWDSECAELREENCSERTGDSEHDIVEEAIGFNVKNAVLFPREAEKGMWPENYSLSDHARLTVVFSLVRMQCSQRVTRL